A genomic region of Blattabacterium cuenoti contains the following coding sequences:
- the mreC gene encoding rod shape-determining protein MreC — translation MREFFNFFLKWRFFIFFFLLEFSAIFLSFSNSKFHQNIYAGSSNFIIGKIYETIYKLRNYFLLEIENQKLLNENKKLHNAQIYSKIRKISKDLKKEDINYLQQYIFTPVQIINNSIHEQENYITINKGNIDGIKPDMGIILSNGIAGIIIKTSPHFSIAISLLNQKIKVNARLKKNKYFGTLSWDGSDHEYVVLYDIPRHSTIHKGDIVETDGKSATFPEGIFIGRVHSYKFDEEHANYIIKVKLMANFSTIENAYVVKNLFKKEWNDVQLYKVEKK, via the coding sequence ATGCGTGAATTTTTTAACTTTTTTTTGAAATGGCGTTTTTTTATCTTCTTTTTTTTATTAGAATTTTCGGCTATTTTTCTTTCTTTTTCAAATTCAAAATTTCATCAAAATATTTACGCTGGTTCTTCTAATTTTATAATTGGAAAAATTTATGAAACCATCTATAAATTACGTAATTATTTTTTATTAGAAATTGAAAATCAAAAACTTTTAAATGAAAATAAAAAATTACATAATGCTCAAATATATTCTAAAATAAGAAAAATATCTAAAGATCTTAAAAAAGAAGATATTAATTATCTACAACAATATATTTTTACTCCAGTGCAAATTATAAATAACAGTATTCATGAACAGGAAAATTATATAACTATTAACAAAGGAAATATAGATGGGATAAAACCAGATATGGGAATTATATTATCTAATGGAATTGCAGGGATTATTATAAAAACTTCTCCACATTTTAGTATAGCAATTTCTCTTTTAAACCAAAAAATTAAAGTGAATGCCAGATTAAAAAAAAATAAATATTTTGGAACTCTTAGTTGGGATGGATCGGATCATGAATATGTAGTTTTATATGATATACCCAGACATTCCACTATACATAAAGGAGATATTGTAGAAACAGATGGAAAATCTGCAACTTTTCCTGAAGGTATTTTCATTGGGAGGGTCCATTCTTATAAATTTGATGAAGAACATGCTAATTATATTATAAAAGTGAAACTCATGGCTAATTTTTCGACTATAGAAAATGCTTATGTTGTAAAAAATTTATTTAAAAAAGAATGGAATGATGTTCAACTTTATAAAGTTGAAAAAAAATAA
- a CDS encoding aspartate aminotransferase family protein produces the protein MKELEKYFFQYQTQINPYPINIIVNHADGSYIYGTNGKKYLDFIAGISVNVLGHGNKAIKEAIKKQVDKYLHTMVYGEFIQSPCVNLCKKISEYVPNPLTSTYLVNSGTEAVEGALKLAKCYTGREEILSCKWSYHGSTLGSMSVMGYEDYKRHFRPLLPLVKFITFNNTKELINSITEKTACVILETIQCSSGIILPDHSFLKEIRKQCHKKKALMILDEIQTGFGRTGKLFAFQHYEIVPDILIMGKGMGGGMPISAFISSKKIMKAFIDIAPFGHLTTFGGNPVSASASLATLNQLINSNIMEEISMKEKWIREYLIHDEIKNIYGKGLLLSFELKNKDLVKKVLKNCIEKGLILFSFLFHSSFIRISPPLTITKKEIQKGCSIIIESLNQLKK, from the coding sequence ATGAAAGAATTAGAAAAATATTTTTTTCAATATCAAACTCAAATAAATCCGTATCCTATAAATATTATAGTAAATCATGCTGACGGAAGTTATATTTATGGAACAAATGGAAAAAAATATCTAGATTTTATAGCAGGTATTTCTGTTAATGTATTAGGCCATGGAAATAAAGCAATAAAAGAAGCTATAAAAAAACAAGTAGATAAATACTTGCATACTATGGTATATGGAGAATTCATACAAAGCCCTTGCGTTAATCTTTGTAAAAAAATATCAGAATATGTTCCAAATCCACTAACCTCTACTTATTTAGTTAATTCTGGAACAGAAGCAGTAGAAGGAGCTTTGAAATTAGCTAAGTGTTATACAGGAAGAGAAGAAATTCTATCTTGTAAATGGTCTTATCATGGAAGTACACTTGGATCTATGAGTGTTATGGGATATGAAGATTATAAAAGACATTTTAGACCTTTATTACCTTTAGTTAAGTTTATTACATTTAATAACACAAAAGAATTAATCAATTCTATTACAGAAAAAACGGCTTGTGTAATTTTAGAAACTATTCAATGTTCTTCTGGAATTATATTACCTGATCATTCTTTTTTAAAAGAAATAAGAAAACAATGTCATAAAAAAAAAGCTTTAATGATTCTTGATGAAATACAAACTGGATTTGGAAGAACAGGAAAGCTTTTTGCATTTCAACATTATGAAATTGTTCCTGATATTTTAATAATGGGAAAAGGAATGGGAGGGGGAATGCCTATCAGTGCTTTTATATCATCTAAAAAAATTATGAAAGCTTTTATAGACATTGCTCCTTTCGGACATTTAACTACTTTTGGAGGAAATCCTGTTTCTGCTTCTGCTTCTTTAGCTACTTTAAATCAACTTATAAATTCCAATATAATGGAAGAAATTTCAATGAAAGAAAAATGGATAAGGGAATATTTAATACATGATGAAATAAAGAACATTTATGGAAAAGGTCTTCTTTTATCTTTTGAATTAAAAAATAAAGATCTAGTGAAAAAGGTTTTAAAAAATTGTATAGAAAAAGGATTAATATTATTTAGTTTTTTATTTCATAGCAGTTTTATACGTATATCTCCTCCATTAACTATCACAAAAAAGGAAATTCAAAAAGGATGTTCTATTATTATTGAAAGTTTAAATCAACTTAAAAAATAA
- the truA gene encoding tRNA pseudouridine(38-40) synthase TruA, whose protein sequence is MRFFIELSYNGKHFFGWQIQKKVNTVEERLEYCLSKLLKTSINVVGAGRTDKGVHAKQMFAHFDYKKEIGNNFIDRLNVFLPKNIKVLNIFPVKKNIHARFYAIKRTYKYYLTREKNPFNQDFSWYCFYPLNIQKMNIASKKLMEYKDFSSFCKKKRTNKKENNICQIYHAYWSEHNNILCFTIEGNRFLRSMVRAIIGTLIDVGRNKISINEFVKIIELKNTNFCRLIVPACGLFLTKILYPEDIFYEKKFE, encoded by the coding sequence TTGAGATTTTTTATTGAATTATCTTATAATGGTAAACATTTTTTTGGATGGCAAATTCAAAAAAAAGTAAATACAGTAGAAGAGAGATTAGAGTATTGTTTATCAAAATTATTAAAAACCTCTATAAATGTAGTGGGAGCTGGTAGAACAGATAAAGGAGTTCATGCTAAACAAATGTTTGCTCATTTTGATTATAAAAAAGAAATCGGAAATAATTTTATAGATAGATTGAATGTTTTTTTACCTAAAAATATTAAAGTTCTAAATATTTTTCCAGTAAAAAAAAATATTCATGCAAGATTTTATGCTATAAAAAGAACATATAAATATTACTTAACACGCGAAAAAAATCCATTTAATCAAGATTTTTCTTGGTATTGTTTTTATCCATTAAATATTCAAAAAATGAATATAGCTTCAAAAAAGCTTATGGAATATAAGGATTTTAGTTCATTTTGTAAAAAAAAAAGAACAAATAAAAAAGAAAATAATATATGTCAAATTTATCACGCTTATTGGTCGGAACATAACAATATTTTATGTTTTACTATTGAAGGAAATCGATTTTTAAGATCTATGGTTAGAGCCATTATAGGTACACTTATTGATGTGGGTAGAAATAAAATTAGTATCAATGAATTTGTAAAAATTATAGAGTTAAAAAATACTAATTTCTGCAGATTAATAGTTCCTGCATGTGGTTTATTTCTAACTAAAATACTCTATCCAGAAGATATTTTTTATGAAAAAAAATTTGAATAA
- the mrdA gene encoding penicillin-binding protein 2, which translates to MKKLYKFYMLLSFVGIILIIRLFYIQIYTEKYILNAFNTSIKQEIIIPERGSIFDRNDNLLVFNKSIYELIVIPILIDEHFNIIEFCNLVGIEKNTFYKNLEKAKAYSKYLPSVFLPFISKEKFAAIQEKLYKYKGFDWTKRSLRDYKVESSANVLGYLGEVNQKDLKKESNYYQIGDFIGWAGVEKSYEKILRGKKGIKYWLRDRKGCIIGSYNNRKNNTKAVSGNDISLTIDWNLQNYVEQLMFQKKGGIVAINPKNGEILSLVSSPINNPNLFVGINRTKEFKKLIKDTIDNPLFDRTTQARYPPASPFKLLTELAGLQMGVVDTNTTFICYKGFKYGRKRIHCHSGIHGFPIGIETAVAVSCNNYFAQVYKRVIEKYPKNLTKGVNEWCDIIKSFGFGNYLYNDLATGEKGIIPTGDYYNKKYGITKWNAITIISNSIGQGEINVTPIQLANMVCAIANRGFFYTPHIVKKINHKPISNSNYTVAKYTKVKSKYFNFIINGMEKVFIIGTGKSFKSPDIRMAGKTGTAQNFIKVNHKIVSLPDHSIFILFAPVEDPKIAISVVIENGGFGSHWAGPIASLIAEKYIKNNVNRKNLEKKIMTSGLKQVYHSIAKMKKLNNSYTNHSIDKKK; encoded by the coding sequence TTGAAAAAACTATATAAATTTTACATGTTATTGAGTTTTGTAGGTATAATTTTGATAATTCGGCTGTTTTATATACAAATATATACGGAAAAGTATATTCTAAATGCATTTAATACTTCTATAAAACAAGAAATTATCATTCCTGAAAGAGGATCAATTTTTGATAGAAATGATAATTTATTAGTTTTTAACAAATCTATTTACGAATTAATAGTTATTCCTATTCTTATAGATGAACATTTTAATATTATAGAATTTTGTAATCTTGTAGGTATTGAAAAAAATACTTTTTATAAAAATTTAGAAAAAGCAAAAGCTTATTCTAAATATTTACCGTCTGTTTTTTTACCTTTTATTTCAAAGGAAAAATTTGCGGCTATACAAGAAAAACTTTATAAATATAAAGGATTTGATTGGACAAAGCGTTCTCTTAGAGATTATAAAGTAGAGAGTTCAGCTAATGTTTTAGGATATCTAGGAGAAGTGAATCAAAAGGATCTTAAAAAAGAGTCTAATTATTATCAAATAGGAGATTTTATTGGTTGGGCTGGGGTGGAAAAATCTTATGAAAAAATTTTGAGAGGAAAAAAAGGAATAAAATATTGGTTAAGAGATAGAAAAGGATGTATTATAGGAAGTTATAATAATAGAAAAAACAATACTAAAGCAGTAAGTGGAAATGATATTTCTTTAACTATAGATTGGAATTTACAAAATTATGTAGAACAACTTATGTTTCAAAAAAAAGGAGGAATAGTGGCTATAAATCCTAAAAATGGAGAGATTTTATCCTTAGTATCTAGTCCTATAAATAATCCTAATTTATTTGTAGGCATCAATCGTACTAAAGAATTTAAAAAATTAATAAAAGATACAATAGATAATCCTTTGTTTGATAGAACAACACAAGCTCGTTATCCTCCAGCTTCTCCATTTAAATTACTAACTGAGTTAGCGGGTCTACAAATGGGAGTAGTAGATACTAATACTACTTTTATATGTTATAAAGGATTTAAATATGGAAGAAAAAGGATTCATTGTCATTCTGGAATTCATGGATTTCCTATAGGGATAGAAACAGCTGTTGCTGTTTCTTGTAATAATTATTTTGCACAAGTTTATAAACGTGTGATAGAAAAATACCCTAAAAATTTGACAAAAGGAGTAAATGAATGGTGTGACATTATCAAAAGTTTTGGTTTTGGGAATTACTTATATAACGATTTAGCTACTGGAGAAAAAGGTATCATTCCTACTGGAGATTATTATAATAAAAAATATGGAATAACTAAATGGAATGCTATTACGATTATTTCTAATAGTATTGGTCAAGGGGAAATCAATGTTACTCCTATACAATTAGCGAACATGGTTTGTGCTATAGCAAATAGAGGTTTTTTTTATACTCCGCATATAGTGAAAAAAATTAATCATAAACCTATATCCAATTCTAATTATACTGTAGCTAAATATACTAAAGTTAAAAGTAAATATTTTAATTTCATTATTAATGGAATGGAAAAGGTTTTCATTATTGGAACTGGAAAGAGTTTTAAGTCCCCTGACATTAGAATGGCTGGAAAAACAGGAACTGCTCAGAATTTTATAAAAGTGAATCATAAAATAGTTTCTTTACCTGATCATTCTATTTTTATATTATTTGCTCCAGTAGAGGATCCTAAAATTGCTATTTCTGTTGTAATAGAAAATGGAGGGTTTGGATCTCATTGGGCGGGTCCTATTGCTAGTCTTATTGCAGAAAAATATATTAAAAATAATGTGAATAGAAAAAATCTTGAAAAAAAAATAATGACTTCAGGATTGAAACAAGTATATCATTCAATAGCAAAAATGAAAAAGTTAAATAATTCTTACACAAATCATTCTATTGATAAAAAGAAATAA
- a CDS encoding rod shape-determining protein produces the protein MGLVIDFMKNLFTQEIAIDLGTANTLIMHNNKVIVDLPSIIAIDIRTKKVLAVGEDAKQMQGKTHENIKIYKPLKDGVIADYQVAELMIKEFLKKVPGVNNKFFTPSLTMVICIPSGITEVEKRAVKDSAQHLNAKEVYLIEEPMAAAIGSGISVTKAEGNMIIDIGGGTTECGVIALGGIVCQKSIKIAGDVFTNDIAYFLRTKYNLYIGERTAEKIKIDIGAAMESIETPPEDIHIQGRDLPTGKPKEMNLSYKETIPALDKSILRIEDAVMETLSRTPPELAADIYKTGIYMAGGGSLLRGLDQRISNKTGLSVSLVEDPLRAVVKGTGVALKNIDKFTFLMK, from the coding sequence ATGGGATTAGTCATAGATTTTATGAAGAATCTTTTCACTCAAGAAATAGCTATAGATTTAGGAACAGCAAATACACTTATTATGCATAATAATAAAGTCATAGTTGATTTACCTTCAATCATAGCCATAGATATAAGAACAAAAAAAGTATTAGCTGTAGGTGAAGATGCAAAACAAATGCAAGGAAAAACGCATGAAAATATTAAAATATATAAACCATTGAAAGATGGAGTAATTGCAGATTATCAGGTAGCCGAACTTATGATAAAAGAATTTCTTAAAAAAGTTCCAGGTGTGAATAATAAATTTTTTACTCCATCATTAACAATGGTTATTTGCATTCCATCCGGAATAACGGAAGTAGAAAAAAGAGCTGTTAAGGATTCTGCTCAACATCTTAACGCTAAAGAAGTTTATTTGATTGAGGAACCTATGGCCGCTGCTATTGGTTCAGGTATTTCTGTTACAAAAGCAGAAGGAAATATGATTATTGATATAGGAGGTGGAACTACAGAATGCGGAGTGATAGCTTTAGGCGGAATAGTATGTCAAAAATCTATAAAAATAGCTGGAGATGTTTTTACTAATGATATAGCTTACTTTCTTCGTACTAAATATAATTTGTATATTGGAGAAAGAACTGCAGAAAAAATAAAAATAGATATAGGGGCAGCTATGGAATCCATAGAAACTCCTCCAGAAGATATTCATATACAAGGAAGAGACCTCCCTACAGGAAAACCTAAAGAAATGAATCTTTCTTACAAAGAAACAATTCCTGCTTTAGATAAATCAATTTTACGAATTGAGGATGCCGTTATGGAAACCCTTTCTAGAACTCCTCCAGAACTAGCGGCAGACATTTATAAAACAGGAATATATATGGCGGGGGGGGGTTCTCTTTTAAGAGGATTAGATCAAAGAATATCTAATAAAACGGGGCTTTCTGTTTCTTTAGTGGAAGATCCTTTGAGAGCTGTAGTAAAAGGGACAGGAGTTGCTTTAAAAAATATTGATAAATTTACATTTTTAATGAAATAG
- a CDS encoding OstA-like protein gives MKYEFFIFIVFFLLSLNKIFPNEIKKTIQIIHTDLIQNDDYNQAVILTGNVHLKYSKYHLYCDKIIYNKKNNKFHGNGNIRLESEKNKIISQNIVGNFYNFQLSGKVVLYQDKIKLTANIINFNFKTTLLQAINNVILFFDKIKLTSDILEYNFILKKIFYKKNSIINYGNYTICSKEGIFYINRKKIELKDEIKLISKDYTVYTNSLEYMLEQDQVNFHSPTIIIQNTNFNNFIYTKKALFLFRKKIFLFKNYVSIHYNGIIIRGEYLFFDQKKKCGFIKNILLEDTKKKCFIISGYGNFDFHSEFLILKKNPKIIKISKNNSVLISSNILKISIKKNKTYSIQAFSVKCFFLNDLIQVEGECNFFNYESSNNYMQFDGSPIFWFYKQQITGKIIYIHFQNEENDSLKYIKIVKNVFYTEMINFSEFNQIEGDIMIGFFHKENYLKEMMMKGNVNSIVFFYSNKEKKIMNRLSCEILSIYFDKSKKIKRISCSKKAHSELIPIDKNTPKKFFYLSRFSWKEKNKPEKNKKIFIHKEIDRYKKESLLEKEEIKIMLKNK, from the coding sequence GTGAAATATGAATTTTTCATTTTTATTGTTTTTTTTTTATTATCATTAAATAAAATATTTCCTAATGAAATCAAAAAAACTATACAAATAATTCATACAGATCTAATACAAAATGATGATTATAATCAAGCTGTTATTTTAACAGGGAACGTTCATTTAAAATACAGTAAGTATCATCTTTATTGTGATAAGATCATATATAACAAAAAAAATAATAAATTTCATGGTAATGGAAATATAAGATTAGAGTCAGAAAAAAATAAAATAATATCTCAAAATATAGTAGGAAATTTTTATAATTTTCAATTGTCAGGAAAAGTAGTTCTATATCAAGATAAAATAAAATTAACAGCGAATATCATTAATTTTAATTTTAAAACAACATTACTTCAAGCAATCAACAATGTTATTCTATTTTTTGATAAAATAAAATTAACGAGTGATATATTAGAATATAATTTTATACTAAAAAAAATTTTTTATAAAAAAAACAGCATTATTAATTATGGAAATTATACCATATGTAGTAAAGAAGGTATTTTTTATATCAATAGAAAAAAGATAGAATTAAAAGATGAAATAAAATTGATTAGTAAAGATTATACCGTATATACTAATTCTTTAGAATATATGCTTGAACAAGATCAAGTCAACTTTCATAGTCCTACTATTATAATACAAAATACAAATTTTAACAATTTTATTTATACTAAAAAAGCACTGTTTTTATTTAGAAAAAAAATATTTTTATTTAAAAACTATGTAAGTATTCATTATAATGGTATAATTATAAGGGGAGAATATTTATTTTTTGATCAAAAAAAGAAATGTGGGTTTATAAAAAATATTTTATTAGAGGATACAAAAAAAAAATGTTTTATAATAAGCGGATATGGGAATTTTGACTTTCATTCTGAGTTTTTAATTTTAAAAAAAAATCCAAAAATTATCAAAATATCAAAAAATAATTCAGTTCTTATTTCTTCTAACATTTTAAAAATAAGCATAAAAAAAAATAAGACATATTCAATCCAAGCTTTTTCTGTTAAATGTTTTTTTTTGAATGACCTCATTCAAGTAGAAGGAGAGTGTAATTTTTTTAATTATGAATCTTCAAATAATTATATGCAATTTGATGGAAGTCCTATATTTTGGTTCTACAAGCAACAAATCACTGGAAAAATCATATATATTCATTTTCAAAATGAAGAAAATGATTCTTTAAAATATATAAAAATTGTAAAAAATGTTTTTTATACAGAAATGATAAACTTTTCTGAGTTTAATCAAATAGAAGGAGATATTATGATAGGCTTTTTTCATAAAGAAAATTATTTAAAAGAAATGATGATGAAAGGAAATGTTAATAGCATCGTTTTTTTTTATTCTAATAAAGAAAAAAAAATAATGAATAGATTATCTTGTGAAATTCTATCAATTTATTTCGATAAATCAAAAAAAATAAAACGAATTTCTTGTTCAAAAAAAGCACATTCAGAATTAATTCCAATAGATAAAAATACTCCTAAAAAATTTTTTTATCTTTCTAGATTTTCTTGGAAAGAAAAAAACAAACCGGAAAAAAATAAAAAAATTTTTATACATAAAGAAATAGATAGGTACAAAAAAGAGAGCTTATTAGAAAAAGAAGAAATTAAAATTATGTTAAAAAATAAATAG
- a CDS encoding RidA family protein, with protein sequence MIPKKISIEKIPSYGPYNTCVLVGDFLFISGQIAGYKNPEKFISYNIEMETKKVMDNIKIILSENGMGFQNVIKTSIFVTDMSFFTKINNVYSEYFHDRSYPARETIQVSALPNNANIEISSIAYKN encoded by the coding sequence ATGATCCCAAAAAAAATTTCAATAGAAAAAATCCCATCTTATGGTCCATATAATACATGCGTTCTTGTTGGAGATTTTTTATTTATTTCTGGACAAATAGCTGGATATAAAAATCCAGAAAAATTTATTTCATATAATATAGAAATGGAAACAAAAAAAGTGATGGATAATATCAAAATTATTCTTTCTGAAAATGGAATGGGATTTCAAAATGTTATAAAGACTTCTATTTTTGTAACAGATATGAGTTTTTTTACCAAAATAAATAATGTATATTCTGAGTATTTTCATGATAGAAGTTATCCAGCTAGAGAAACTATACAAGTTTCTGCCCTACCTAATAATGCCAATATTGAAATATCTTCAATAGCATATAAAAATTAA
- the folK gene encoding 2-amino-4-hydroxy-6-hydroxymethyldihydropteridine diphosphokinase, whose amino-acid sequence MKEHNVFLLQGSNKEDKKEYLDKSLILISKKIGRIIKISSYFESEAWNMKNSSTFYNRVLYIKTNDSPIDLLKKILNIESIIGRRKDSCKEEYKDREIDIDILFYDHIIIYSFILTIPHPLLHLRRFVLEPMCEIEPNKNHPIFDLTILEILGLCMDKLHVKKIF is encoded by the coding sequence TTGAAAGAACATAATGTATTCTTATTGCAAGGAAGTAACAAAGAAGATAAAAAAGAATATTTAGATAAATCTTTAATTTTAATATCTAAAAAAATAGGTAGAATTATTAAAATTTCATCATATTTTGAAAGCGAAGCATGGAATATGAAAAATTCTTCTACTTTTTATAATAGAGTTTTATATATAAAAACGAATGATTCTCCTATTGATCTTTTAAAAAAAATATTGAATATAGAATCCATCATAGGAAGAAGAAAAGACTCTTGTAAAGAGGAGTATAAGGACCGAGAAATAGATATAGATATTTTGTTTTATGATCATATCATTATATATAGTTTTATTTTGACAATTCCACATCCATTATTACATTTACGAAGATTTGTTTTAGAACCTATGTGTGAAATAGAACCAAATAAAAATCATCCAATATTTGATTTAACTATATTGGAAATATTAGGATTATGTATGGATAAATTACATGTTAAAAAAATTTTTTAA
- a CDS encoding putative LPS assembly protein LptD → MENDFSFLKNILKYKSNTQEHDIKEGKSYLKGQATIEYDNTKIEADYIELDWKTGDLYAQSKKKDKSIFLQRGNHQFFFSKIHLNLNNQIGKAKNFSIQEENHILIANDIVKKKDNIVMKKITYISDPFFLKNKDKFPDFYLKTDYLKYSFSKKYIFSGPIFFYWYRVPMPIFLPFFYIPIKWNQASYGLRYPKFGIKNKKIYMEDIGFFFPISDLLNFKINTSIYNTEKWKIQTKIEYKLKYTYHGFINFDYQKISNKQKNYLFQWKHNSDIKSNSEINFNANINYDNVLRNHKNFSYINIRKEFSNYLWLMDICMIQNKNQIKLTIPELILHTKNILFNDKKKFYLNQVNIENRLHFKNSINFDKITYFHSGFNHSMSMTAYFSFFYPYLRVSSNILYKDFYTWNFPYFYTSNFQKMDISTNIISIPFYKIWNFKNTVLLKHKVKPIISFHMIYFPPTFYKVKNNFEKRINFILNNDWIIKNTWNKINIYKRIEFLKEINTSFIIDRNFIKWENFHIMGKIGLIKNFEAKYEAGIDFEKKEKKNKKMYFDFSFSSNYDTNFFPINGKNKFIKKGKNRYDYFFFDQNNYAKYSIPFNLKMDFHSNYENFFNKKKLLNTLLSFHGSINITKYWKINFHTDYDLLKNKIIFANIIFYRDLRSFEMTFNWTLVKNSSWSFFIGLKDPNFRNIIQYNEKN, encoded by the coding sequence ATGGAAAATGACTTTTCTTTTTTGAAAAATATTTTAAAATATAAATCCAATACACAAGAACATGATATAAAAGAAGGAAAATCCTATTTAAAAGGACAAGCTACTATAGAATATGATAATACAAAAATTGAGGCAGATTACATAGAATTGGATTGGAAAACTGGAGATTTATATGCTCAGTCAAAAAAAAAAGATAAATCTATTTTTTTACAAAGGGGAAATCATCAATTTTTTTTCAGTAAAATTCACTTGAATTTAAATAATCAAATAGGAAAAGCAAAAAACTTTTCTATACAAGAAGAAAACCATATTCTAATAGCCAATGATATTGTTAAAAAAAAAGATAATATTGTAATGAAAAAAATTACATATATATCAGATCCTTTTTTTTTAAAAAATAAAGATAAATTTCCTGATTTTTATCTCAAAACAGATTATTTAAAATATTCTTTTTCAAAAAAATACATTTTTTCGGGTCCAATTTTTTTTTATTGGTATAGAGTTCCAATGCCTATTTTTTTACCTTTTTTTTACATTCCTATCAAATGGAACCAAGCATCTTATGGGTTAAGATATCCAAAATTTGGAATTAAAAACAAAAAAATATATATGGAAGATATAGGATTCTTTTTCCCTATTTCTGATTTATTAAATTTTAAAATCAATACTTCCATATATAATACTGAAAAATGGAAAATTCAAACAAAAATAGAATATAAATTAAAATATACTTATCATGGATTTATAAATTTTGATTATCAAAAAATATCAAATAAACAAAAAAATTATCTATTTCAATGGAAACATAATTCAGATATAAAATCAAATTCTGAAATCAATTTCAATGCAAATATTAATTATGATAATGTTTTACGGAATCATAAAAATTTTTCTTATATCAATATAAGAAAAGAATTTTCTAATTATTTATGGCTTATGGATATCTGTATGATTCAAAATAAAAATCAAATTAAGTTAACAATTCCAGAATTAATTTTACACACAAAAAATATACTATTTAATGATAAGAAAAAATTTTATTTAAATCAGGTAAATATTGAAAATAGATTACATTTTAAAAATTCTATAAATTTTGATAAAATAACGTATTTCCATTCTGGATTTAATCACAGTATGAGCATGACTGCTTATTTTTCTTTTTTTTATCCTTATTTAAGAGTTTCATCTAACATTTTGTATAAGGATTTTTATACATGGAATTTTCCTTATTTTTATACTTCCAATTTTCAAAAAATGGATATTTCAACAAATATAATATCTATTCCATTTTATAAAATTTGGAATTTTAAAAATACTGTTCTATTAAAACATAAAGTTAAACCAATTATATCTTTTCATATGATATATTTTCCTCCTACTTTTTATAAAGTAAAAAATAATTTTGAAAAAAGAATAAATTTTATTTTAAATAATGATTGGATAATAAAAAATACATGGAATAAAATTAATATCTATAAAAGAATAGAATTTCTAAAAGAAATAAACACCTCATTCATTATTGATCGTAATTTTATAAAATGGGAAAATTTTCATATTATGGGGAAAATTGGTTTAATAAAAAATTTTGAAGCAAAATATGAAGCAGGAATAGACTTTGAAAAAAAAGAAAAGAAAAATAAAAAAATGTATTTTGATTTTTCTTTTTCTTCTAATTATGATACTAATTTTTTTCCTATAAATGGAAAAAATAAATTTATAAAAAAAGGAAAAAATCGTTACGATTATTTTTTTTTCGATCAAAATAATTATGCAAAATATTCAATTCCGTTTAATTTAAAAATGGATTTTCATTCCAATTATGAAAATTTTTTTAATAAAAAAAAATTATTGAATACTTTATTAAGTTTTCATGGATCTATAAATATCACAAAATATTGGAAAATTAATTTTCATACAGATTATGATCTGTTAAAAAATAAAATAATATTTGCTAATATCATTTTTTATAGAGATTTAAGAAGTTTTGAAATGACTTTTAATTGGACTCTCGTCAAAAATTCTTCCTGGTCTTTTTTTATAGGATTAAAAGATCCTAATTTTAGGAATATCATACAGTATAATGAAAAAAACTAA